The following proteins are encoded in a genomic region of Galbibacter sp. BG1:
- a CDS encoding glyceraldehyde-3-phosphate dehydrogenase — protein sequence MKVKNDPYEKELAFQADRRRATVEFIKIVSDLWYDNAVELVLFRNQLLDKSVSEIMNLHKYAGEFVQKPISIFDSVDIARAISHMSLPPSRIDIGKLTFEYHLEDSNYADTTSFVIDKLKDAHKTEEIQPKDVVLYGFGRIGRLLARELMAKTGIGSQLRLRAIVTRGEITEDILQKRASLLENDSVHGFFPGTVAIDFKKKALVINGTTVQLINAAKPEDIDYTSYGIKKALIIDNTGAFRDDKELARHLKSKGAEKVLLTAPGKNVPNIVYGVNHKDNDPQQVSIFSAASCTTNAITPILKVVEDSLGIVKGHLETIHAYTNDQNLVDNMHTKYRRGRAAALNMVITETGAGKAVAKALPGLEGKLTSNAIRVPVPNGSLAVLNLEVEKETSKNAINAILKKYALEGDLVEQIKYSLNNELVSSDIVGTSAPAIYDSNATIVSSDGKNIVLYIWYDNEYGYSHQVIRLVKYIAKVRRFTYY from the coding sequence ATGAAAGTGAAAAACGATCCTTACGAAAAGGAATTGGCTTTTCAAGCCGATCGCAGAAGGGCGACTGTAGAATTTATTAAAATTGTGAGCGATTTATGGTACGACAATGCCGTGGAGCTAGTTCTATTTCGAAATCAATTATTAGACAAAAGCGTAAGTGAAATTATGAACCTGCATAAATATGCTGGTGAGTTTGTTCAAAAACCAATTTCTATTTTCGATTCGGTAGACATCGCAAGGGCCATTAGCCATATGAGCCTTCCCCCTTCTAGAATAGACATTGGAAAACTTACTTTCGAATATCATTTAGAAGATTCCAATTATGCTGACACCACCTCTTTTGTGATCGATAAACTAAAAGACGCCCATAAAACTGAAGAAATTCAACCAAAAGACGTGGTACTTTACGGCTTCGGAAGAATAGGAAGATTGTTGGCCCGGGAATTAATGGCGAAAACAGGTATCGGTTCTCAACTAAGATTACGAGCCATTGTTACCAGAGGCGAAATAACAGAAGACATTTTACAGAAAAGAGCTTCTTTACTGGAAAACGATTCTGTCCACGGATTTTTCCCTGGTACGGTAGCAATAGATTTTAAAAAGAAAGCATTGGTTATAAACGGTACAACCGTACAACTGATAAACGCCGCCAAACCAGAGGATATCGATTACACTTCCTATGGCATAAAAAAAGCCCTTATCATCGATAATACTGGAGCTTTTCGCGATGACAAAGAATTGGCAAGACACTTAAAATCTAAAGGAGCTGAAAAAGTTCTTCTTACCGCCCCAGGAAAAAATGTCCCTAACATTGTTTATGGGGTAAACCATAAAGATAACGATCCGCAGCAGGTAAGCATTTTTTCAGCAGCTTCGTGCACCACCAATGCCATCACCCCCATTCTAAAAGTCGTGGAAGATTCCTTGGGAATAGTAAAAGGGCACCTAGAAACCATCCACGCCTATACCAACGACCAGAATTTGGTAGACAATATGCACACCAAATACCGACGGGGAAGAGCTGCGGCACTAAACATGGTAATTACCGAGACTGGTGCTGGAAAAGCTGTCGCTAAAGCCTTGCCAGGGTTGGAGGGCAAACTTACCTCTAATGCTATTAGGGTGCCTGTACCCAACGGTTCCCTAGCCGTTTTAAACTTAGAAGTAGAAAAAGAAACCTCTAAAAATGCCATAAATGCTATCCTAAAAAAGTATGCATTGGAAGGCGATTTGGTAGAACAAATAAAATATTCACTCAATAACGAATTGGTTTCATCTGATATTGTTGGTACTTCTGCCCCCGCTATATACGACAGCAATGCTACAATTGTTTCTTCAGATGGAAAGAACATTGTATTGTACATTTGGTACGACAATGAATATGGCTACAGCCATCAAGTTATCCGTTTGGTCAAATACATCGCAAAAGTTAGACGATTTACCTATTACTAA
- the trmD gene encoding tRNA (guanosine(37)-N1)-methyltransferase TrmD has translation MRIDIITVLPDLMKSPFEGSIMKRAIEKGHVEVHFHNLRDYTANNYKTVDDYQFGGGAGMVMLIEPIDKCISGLKAERNYDEVIYMTPDGETLNQSTANTLSLKENIIILCGHYKGVDQRVRDLFVTKEISIGDYVLSGGELGAAVLCDAIIRLVPGVLNDETSALTDSFQDNLLAPPVYTRPADYKGHKVPDVLLSGNFPKIEQWREDQAYQRTKQRRPDLLED, from the coding sequence ATGAGAATTGATATTATAACCGTACTCCCAGACCTTATGAAGAGTCCGTTTGAAGGCTCCATCATGAAAAGGGCCATTGAAAAAGGACATGTGGAGGTCCATTTTCACAACTTGCGGGATTATACCGCCAACAATTACAAAACGGTAGACGACTACCAATTTGGTGGAGGCGCTGGAATGGTTATGCTTATAGAACCCATCGATAAATGTATAAGCGGACTTAAGGCAGAAAGGAATTACGACGAAGTTATATACATGACTCCAGACGGCGAAACACTAAACCAAAGTACTGCCAATACACTTTCCTTAAAAGAGAATATCATAATTCTATGTGGCCATTATAAGGGAGTCGACCAACGGGTACGCGATCTTTTTGTAACCAAGGAAATTTCCATTGGGGATTACGTACTTTCCGGCGGTGAATTGGGTGCAGCCGTGCTCTGCGATGCAATTATTAGGTTGGTGCCAGGCGTATTAAATGATGAAACCTCTGCGCTCACAGATTCTTTTCAGGATAATTTATTGGCACCGCCAGTTTATACAAGACCTGCCGATTACAAAGGCCATAAAGTTCCCGACGTTTTATTGAGCGGAAACTTCCCTAAAATAGAACAATGGCGTGAAGACCAAGCTTACCAAAGAACAAAGCAACGCAGACCTGATTTGCTCGAAGATTAA
- the mltG gene encoding endolytic transglycosylase MltG, with protein MYIRKILVAIALIGAVLGFIFVYYVYNAVFAPNTAFQNEEAYVFIPTDASFKEVSEQLNPLLDDKATFAKVAERKGYVNNIKAGRYAIKKGMNNNEIINSLRSRNLPIDISFNNQETLSKLAGRIAAQIEADSSSLLNSFTDEAFLKNSKFNKETALAMYIPNSYEFFWNTSADGFRDRMLKEYSRFWNETRLKRAEAIGLKPIEVIILASIVHKETAMVDERPRVAGVYMNRLKKNMLLQADPTVIFAIRKESGDWDKIIKRVLYKDLELDSPYNTYKYAGLPIGPIAMPDISAIDAVLNYEKNDYYYFVADVKNFGYHKFAKTLSQHNVNKQEYVKWLNSQAINR; from the coding sequence ATGTATATAAGAAAAATTTTAGTAGCCATAGCGCTCATAGGTGCTGTGCTGGGTTTTATTTTTGTGTATTATGTTTACAATGCGGTATTTGCACCCAATACTGCCTTTCAAAATGAGGAAGCATACGTGTTTATACCAACCGATGCTTCTTTTAAAGAAGTGAGCGAACAGCTCAATCCTTTGCTGGACGATAAGGCTACATTCGCCAAAGTGGCAGAACGAAAAGGGTATGTAAACAATATAAAAGCGGGAAGGTATGCTATAAAAAAAGGGATGAACAATAATGAAATTATAAATTCCCTAAGAAGCAGAAACCTACCAATCGATATTTCATTTAACAATCAAGAAACGCTTTCTAAATTGGCAGGAAGGATCGCCGCACAAATTGAGGCCGATAGTTCTTCCCTTCTTAACAGTTTTACGGATGAAGCTTTTTTGAAAAACAGCAAGTTTAACAAGGAAACGGCCTTGGCTATGTATATTCCCAATAGTTATGAATTTTTCTGGAATACCTCTGCGGACGGTTTTCGGGATCGAATGCTGAAGGAGTACAGTAGATTTTGGAATGAAACACGTTTAAAGAGGGCAGAAGCCATTGGGTTAAAGCCAATAGAAGTAATTATTTTGGCTTCAATTGTACATAAGGAAACAGCTATGGTAGACGAACGTCCACGTGTGGCGGGTGTGTATATGAACCGGCTAAAGAAAAATATGCTTCTACAAGCTGATCCCACGGTAATTTTTGCAATTAGAAAAGAGTCTGGAGATTGGGACAAAATTATAAAAAGAGTCCTTTATAAAGATTTAGAACTCGATTCCCCATATAACACTTATAAATATGCGGGTTTACCTATAGGTCCCATAGCCATGCCAGACATTTCGGCTATTGATGCAGTGTTAAATTATGAAAAAAATGATTATTACTATTTTGTGGCAGATGTTAAGAACTTCGGGTACCACAAATTCGCAAAAACCCTTTCCCAGCATAATGTTAACAAGCAGGAGTATGTAAAATGGTTGAATTCCCAGGCTATAAACCGCTAA
- a CDS encoding SAM-dependent methyltransferase, with product MALDNKYGKLYLIPTTLGDVEPLEVLPLSIKRIIENLDFYIVENEKTSRRFIKRISPKKSQPGLKIQTLNKYTQPEEIPTFITPCLNGYDVGIISEAGCPGVADPGADVAAVAHDKGIEVVPLIGPSSILLALMASGMNGQSFAFNGYLPIDKTEKKKALKALEKRSKDLNQSQIFMETPYRNDKLLADITSILAGNTKLCVASDITLPSQFIKTQAISQWKGAKVDLHKRPTIFILHAQ from the coding sequence ATGGCCTTAGATAATAAATACGGTAAACTTTATTTAATCCCTACTACGTTGGGAGATGTAGAACCCTTGGAAGTATTGCCACTTTCGATTAAGCGAATTATAGAAAACCTCGACTTTTATATCGTTGAAAACGAGAAAACGTCCCGAAGGTTTATAAAAAGAATATCTCCAAAAAAATCCCAGCCGGGTTTAAAAATTCAAACATTAAACAAGTACACCCAACCGGAAGAAATCCCCACATTTATAACCCCTTGTTTAAATGGATATGATGTAGGAATCATTTCTGAAGCTGGATGTCCTGGAGTCGCAGATCCTGGTGCCGATGTAGCGGCCGTGGCACACGATAAAGGAATTGAAGTCGTACCGCTCATAGGCCCCTCTTCCATTCTTTTAGCCTTAATGGCCAGCGGAATGAACGGACAAAGTTTCGCTTTTAACGGGTACCTGCCTATTGATAAGACAGAAAAGAAAAAGGCCTTAAAAGCTCTGGAAAAAAGATCGAAAGACCTTAATCAGTCACAAATATTCATGGAAACTCCCTATAGAAACGACAAGCTGTTGGCAGATATCACCTCCATTTTAGCAGGTAACACCAAACTTTGTGTGGCAAGCGACATTACCTTGCCGTCGCAATTTATAAAAACACAGGCCATAAGCCAGTGGAAGGGTGCGAAAGTGGACTTACATAAAAGGCCCACCATTTTTATTTTACATGCCCAATAA
- a CDS encoding peptidoglycan-binding protein LysM — MKKTILKFNVLVAVLILVIVVSLGFTSKKETTVNVHNINKVTKPLAYSVSLDEETDEEVIRTPFLGKSFNGFKEALAFKESRGDYFTVNPLGYMGKYQFGASTLKTIGIHSKADFLNDPELQERAFIANLERNKWVLRKDIEWYVGRVFNGVKVTESGILAAAHLAGPGNVKRYLRTHGASGFADANGASIRYYMRKFSGYDVSHVKANKVARI; from the coding sequence ATGAAGAAAACAATATTAAAATTCAATGTTTTAGTAGCTGTTTTAATTTTAGTAATTGTAGTAAGTTTAGGTTTCACTTCCAAAAAAGAAACCACAGTAAACGTTCATAACATTAATAAAGTAACAAAGCCTTTGGCGTATTCGGTTTCTTTAGATGAAGAAACAGACGAAGAAGTTATCCGAACTCCTTTTCTTGGGAAATCTTTTAATGGTTTTAAAGAGGCCTTGGCCTTTAAAGAATCGAGGGGAGATTATTTTACCGTAAATCCTTTAGGGTATATGGGGAAATATCAATTCGGGGCTTCTACACTAAAGACTATCGGAATACATTCCAAAGCCGATTTTCTAAACGATCCAGAACTGCAAGAACGCGCGTTTATCGCAAATCTTGAGAGAAACAAATGGGTTTTAAGGAAAGATATCGAATGGTATGTAGGAAGGGTCTTTAATGGTGTTAAAGTAACGGAATCAGGGATTTTAGCTGCCGCTCATTTGGCAGGTCCTGGAAACGTTAAGAGATATTTACGAACACATGGAGCGAGTGGTTTTGCAGATGCAAACGGTGCTTCTATTCGTTATTATATGCGCAAATTCTCGGGATACGATGTGTCCCATGTAAAGGCTAATAAAGTGGCTAGAATCTAG
- the rplS gene encoding 50S ribosomal protein L19, translating into MEALVKFVQDEFVEKKEFPEFSAGDTITVYYEIKEGEKTRTQFFRGVVIQRRGTGTSETFTIRKMSGTVGVERIFPINMPALQKVEINKRGKVRRSRIYYFRGLTGKKARIKEVRS; encoded by the coding sequence ATGGAAGCTTTAGTAAAATTTGTACAAGACGAATTTGTAGAAAAAAAAGAGTTCCCTGAGTTTTCAGCAGGAGATACAATTACAGTTTACTACGAAATTAAAGAAGGGGAAAAAACACGTACCCAGTTCTTTAGAGGAGTAGTAATTCAAAGAAGAGGTACTGGTACTTCAGAAACATTTACTATTAGAAAAATGTCTGGAACGGTAGGTGTAGAAAGAATTTTCCCTATCAACATGCCTGCATTACAGAAAGTTGAGATCAACAAAAGAGGTAAAGTTCGTAGATCACGTATTTACTACTTTAGAGGTCTTACCGGTAAGAAAGCAAGAATCAAAGAGGTTAGATCATAA
- a CDS encoding tRNA (guanine-N1)-methyltransferase: MTRKIILTATTLIVLTIFSANAQEGDKKLSLTEGSIDNQFEYIFEEANNYQDYKVVKRNWLLLLKKNTLDSVARLERELASSEELTGTQKAKIDSLNKQLASTNEQLTNVTEEKDSISFFGALINKPAYKGIMWGIIALLTLILGLFIYKFKNANVVTQEARKSLAELEEEYEEHRRKALEREQKARRQLQDEINKQKLAKSK; this comes from the coding sequence ATGACGAGAAAGATTATTTTAACAGCAACCACATTAATTGTATTAACAATTTTTTCTGCCAACGCTCAAGAAGGTGACAAAAAATTATCGCTAACCGAAGGAAGTATAGACAATCAATTTGAATATATCTTCGAGGAAGCAAACAATTACCAAGACTACAAGGTAGTTAAGAGAAACTGGCTTTTGTTGCTTAAGAAAAACACCCTGGATTCTGTTGCCAGACTGGAAAGGGAATTAGCTTCTTCGGAAGAACTTACCGGAACGCAAAAAGCAAAGATCGATAGCCTAAACAAGCAATTGGCATCGACCAACGAGCAACTTACAAATGTAACCGAAGAAAAAGATAGTATTTCTTTCTTTGGTGCCCTCATAAACAAACCCGCCTACAAAGGTATCATGTGGGGAATAATAGCTCTTTTAACCTTAATTTTAGGATTGTTTATTTACAAATTTAAAAATGCCAATGTAGTTACTCAAGAAGCTAGAAAATCTTTAGCAGAATTGGAAGAAGAATACGAAGAGCACCGCAGAAAAGCTCTCGAAAGAGAACAAAAAGCACGCAGACAATTACAGGACGAAATTAATAAGCAGAAGTTAGCGAAGTCTAAATAA
- the dapF gene encoding diaminopimelate epimerase — translation MKLNFYKYQGTGNDFVMIDNRHDILPKNDTKLVNRLCDRKFGIGADGLILLENCETADFKMVYYNADGNESSMCGNGGRCLVAFANFLGVVGNNCSFMAVDGLHHASISEGIVSLAMQNVPAIDTFEAYSFLNTGSPHHVQLVKNLNELDVKSNGEKLRYGKYGNAGSNINFVEQETADVFSVRTYERGVEDETLSCGTGVTAVALAMYETSKTKSKEVTLKTPGGALKVSFEKNGQGYTNIQLVGPATQVYSGAITV, via the coding sequence ATGAAACTTAACTTTTATAAATATCAAGGTACTGGTAACGATTTTGTTATGATCGATAACCGTCATGATATATTACCCAAAAATGATACCAAACTTGTAAATCGCCTTTGTGACCGAAAATTTGGCATAGGAGCAGATGGCTTAATCCTTTTAGAGAACTGCGAAACAGCCGATTTTAAAATGGTTTACTACAATGCTGATGGAAACGAAAGTTCTATGTGCGGTAATGGTGGCAGGTGTTTAGTGGCATTTGCAAATTTTTTGGGTGTTGTTGGTAACAACTGCTCTTTTATGGCTGTAGATGGGTTGCATCATGCTTCCATTTCTGAAGGGATCGTGAGTTTAGCAATGCAAAATGTACCAGCGATCGATACGTTCGAGGCATATTCCTTTTTAAACACTGGTTCTCCGCATCACGTGCAATTGGTAAAAAATCTCAATGAACTCGATGTAAAGAGTAACGGAGAAAAGCTAAGGTATGGAAAATACGGAAATGCGGGAAGCAATATAAACTTTGTGGAGCAGGAAACTGCCGATGTCTTTTCGGTAAGAACATACGAACGCGGTGTGGAAGACGAAACGCTTTCTTGTGGGACAGGGGTTACAGCAGTGGCATTGGCGATGTATGAAACCTCGAAAACCAAAAGCAAGGAGGTTACCCTTAAAACCCCGGGAGGAGCTTTAAAAGTTTCTTTTGAAAAAAATGGACAGGGATATACCAATATTCAGTTAGTGGGACCCGCTACGCAGGTTTATTCAGGAGCAATAACAGTTTAA
- a CDS encoding GNAT family N-acetyltransferase gives MIVLSGNTIYLRALEAEDLDFLYTLENDTGVWEISETLAPYSKFVLKQYLANSHLDIYEAKQLRLAISDYQNNLLGFIDLFDFNPKNKRAGVGIIVLEEGNRNKGVGKEALSLLMDYAFKHLDLHQLYANISENNKPSIHLFSNLGFERVGIKKDWNYTSGKFHNEILYQKIHK, from the coding sequence ATGATTGTACTCTCTGGAAATACCATTTATCTAAGAGCGCTAGAGGCAGAAGACCTGGATTTTCTATATACCTTGGAAAACGACACTGGGGTTTGGGAAATTAGCGAAACATTGGCTCCTTATTCAAAATTTGTGCTAAAACAGTATCTGGCCAATAGTCACCTAGATATTTATGAGGCAAAACAACTGCGTTTGGCAATTTCCGATTATCAAAATAATTTATTGGGATTTATAGATCTATTTGATTTTAATCCGAAAAACAAGCGTGCCGGTGTTGGCATCATAGTATTGGAGGAAGGTAATAGAAATAAAGGTGTCGGTAAGGAAGCTTTGTCCCTGCTTATGGACTATGCTTTTAAACATTTAGACCTTCATCAATTATACGCCAATATTTCAGAAAACAACAAGCCCAGTATTCATCTTTTTTCTAATTTAGGCTTCGAAAGAGTTGGAATTAAAAAAGATTGGAATTATACTTCGGGAAAATTTCACAACGAAATTCTTTATCAAAAGATTCATAAATAA
- a CDS encoding S1C family serine protease — translation MKNILSLLLVSMLGGALTLGIYKYAFEKEITLVENQESQPKFVTANYNPSTTEVADNINFTDAASKTVHAVVHVKNMTISRGPSNIMEYFYGSGGQPRAQIGTGSGVIISPDGYIVTNNHVIANASELQVTLNNNRTYRAELVGTDPETDIALIKVDANEDLPYLAFGDSDYTKIGEWVLAVGNPFNLTSTVTAGIISAKARDLDEMDGKFQSFIQTDAAVNPGNSGGALVNTNGELIGINTAITSQTGSYIGYSFAVPSNIAKKVVEDIMEFGNVQMGTLGIKGQDLAVVNGRFEDIDESQGILIAEVFKKSGADKAGLKSGDIIKQIDNIKITKFSDLTGYLRSKRPDDEVQLSILRDDKTKTVPVTLINNISYLYSIDEIGISLQEQTKSDREFFNNQDGLIISSSNEYNSRLGINGKLLVGINDDKIRNIADAKKAVEKAKSYGMMSLVIMDENGEKERLVYRN, via the coding sequence ATGAAAAACATTTTGAGTTTATTACTAGTTTCAATGCTCGGTGGTGCTCTTACATTAGGTATTTATAAATATGCTTTTGAAAAGGAAATCACCTTAGTAGAAAACCAAGAAAGTCAACCTAAATTTGTAACTGCTAACTATAATCCGTCTACCACGGAAGTTGCAGACAATATTAACTTTACAGATGCCGCCTCTAAAACGGTGCATGCAGTTGTTCACGTAAAAAACATGACCATAAGCCGCGGACCTTCTAATATCATGGAGTATTTCTATGGTTCCGGCGGACAGCCAAGGGCCCAGATTGGTACTGGTTCGGGAGTTATTATCTCCCCAGATGGTTACATTGTAACCAACAACCATGTAATTGCCAATGCTTCTGAATTGCAAGTTACCCTTAATAATAATAGAACGTATAGAGCGGAGTTGGTAGGTACAGACCCGGAAACCGACATTGCCCTGATTAAAGTAGATGCCAATGAAGATCTACCTTATCTCGCTTTTGGGGATTCAGATTATACCAAAATTGGCGAATGGGTATTGGCCGTTGGGAACCCTTTTAACCTTACCTCTACCGTAACGGCAGGAATTATTAGTGCAAAAGCTAGGGATTTAGATGAAATGGACGGGAAATTCCAATCTTTTATCCAAACAGATGCGGCCGTAAACCCTGGAAACAGCGGTGGTGCTTTGGTGAATACCAACGGAGAGCTTATCGGTATCAATACAGCCATAACTTCGCAAACAGGTTCCTACATCGGCTATTCTTTTGCTGTGCCCAGCAATATTGCCAAGAAGGTGGTAGAGGATATCATGGAATTTGGTAATGTACAAATGGGAACATTGGGTATTAAAGGTCAAGACCTTGCAGTGGTAAATGGAAGGTTTGAAGACATCGACGAATCCCAAGGAATTTTAATTGCTGAAGTCTTTAAGAAATCGGGAGCCGACAAAGCCGGATTAAAATCTGGGGACATTATCAAACAGATCGATAACATCAAAATTACCAAATTCTCCGACCTTACAGGTTATTTGAGAAGTAAAAGACCCGATGATGAAGTACAACTGTCGATCCTCCGTGATGACAAAACCAAAACTGTGCCCGTTACCCTTATTAACAATATATCATACCTCTACTCTATTGATGAAATTGGAATTTCATTGCAGGAACAGACGAAATCCGACAGGGAGTTCTTTAACAATCAAGACGGACTTATTATTAGCAGCAGTAACGAATACAATAGCCGATTGGGTATTAACGGTAAACTGTTGGTTGGCATTAACGATGACAAAATAAGGAACATAGCCGACGCCAAGAAAGCAGTAGAAAAAGCCAAATCTTATGGAATGATGAGTTTGGTGATTATGGATGAAAACGGCGAAAAGGAACGTTTGGTTTATCGAAACTAA
- a CDS encoding DUF2490 domain-containing protein: MKLPGIPFIPRWVVLCVFISILDITFCFSQNDSITDHDITSQIWIDLKPSWKLSERTTLNTHISYRTYQPQTGQNFVTKAEAVYELKDLNLKNLKFDHAFTGGLSYFLIDNFNDSNAFEYRVHQGYKLSFHPTRRTQVKQYLRLEERFTNLFRDNSSFGLRLRYRIRGIINLEGLIFSGQKGFYIPADVEFFFNIKKSKQINDVIRVSPGIGYVIDPSFKVQFNIGYRYTKQEFDELIRTNDIIFQLRVYKTFPLKRVNEIHPMETD, translated from the coding sequence ATGAAGCTACCAGGTATACCTTTTATTCCCCGTTGGGTAGTTTTATGTGTTTTTATTTCCATATTAGATATCACTTTTTGTTTTTCCCAAAACGACAGCATTACAGATCACGATATTACTAGTCAAATCTGGATTGACCTGAAGCCTTCCTGGAAACTTAGCGAAAGAACCACGCTAAATACCCACATAAGTTACCGTACCTATCAACCGCAAACAGGTCAGAATTTTGTTACCAAGGCCGAGGCAGTATATGAGCTTAAAGATTTAAATTTAAAGAATCTAAAATTTGACCACGCCTTCACAGGAGGCCTTTCTTATTTTCTTATCGATAATTTTAATGACAGTAATGCCTTTGAGTACCGTGTTCACCAAGGTTATAAATTAAGTTTTCACCCTACCAGGCGTACGCAGGTAAAACAATATTTACGGTTGGAAGAGCGTTTCACCAATTTATTTCGGGACAATAGCTCCTTTGGATTACGGCTTCGTTACCGTATTCGCGGAATCATCAATTTGGAAGGGTTGATTTTTAGTGGGCAAAAGGGTTTCTATATCCCAGCCGACGTTGAGTTCTTTTTCAACATAAAAAAATCGAAACAAATTAATGATGTTATTAGGGTTTCGCCAGGGATTGGGTATGTTATAGATCCGAGTTTTAAGGTACAGTTCAATATAGGCTATCGCTATACCAAGCAGGAGTTCGACGAGCTTATTAGAACCAACGATATAATTTTCCAGCTTCGCGTCTACAAAACATTCCCTTTAAAAAGGGTTAATGAAATCCATCCGATGGAAACAGATTAG
- a CDS encoding DUF748 domain-containing protein: MSKRKKASYTLLIIIVLLVAIRLILPYVVKRYVNDTLQNIPGYWGYVDDIDLNFYRGAYVIHELKLDKVNGDKSIPFLDFKKSDISIQWKSLFKGKIVSEIDLYRPQVTYVFEEQTKDTVETSGEDWSKALTDLVPIDINKLTITNGKVGFLQFNKSPDVDLFIDQIDLSATNLRNVVNQEEKLPSEVHLTGVSIGQGAVKLDGEMDLVQQIPEIDFNFSLEKADVKALNTFTLAYAGIDFEKGNFDIFSEVVINDGYLKGYFKPILTDTKIVDAFGKENSNIFKKAWEGFVGFFKFIFKNQKEDTLATKIPVEGDLNNVGSNIFTTIVGIFKNAFIKAYKSEIDETLKFQDAKEEE, encoded by the coding sequence ATGTCGAAAAGAAAAAAAGCATCCTATACCCTTTTAATAATTATAGTTTTATTGGTAGCCATTAGACTTATCCTTCCCTACGTAGTAAAGCGGTATGTAAACGACACCTTACAAAACATCCCAGGATATTGGGGCTATGTGGATGATATTGATTTAAACTTTTACCGAGGAGCTTACGTGATACACGAATTAAAGCTCGATAAAGTAAATGGAGACAAAAGCATTCCTTTTTTGGACTTTAAAAAATCTGATATCTCCATTCAGTGGAAATCGCTTTTCAAGGGAAAAATAGTTAGTGAGATAGATTTATACCGTCCGCAGGTTACCTATGTTTTTGAGGAGCAAACCAAAGATACCGTGGAAACATCGGGTGAGGACTGGAGCAAAGCCCTAACCGATCTGGTTCCTATAGACATTAACAAACTTACCATTACCAACGGAAAAGTTGGTTTTCTTCAATTCAATAAAAGTCCAGATGTAGACTTGTTCATAGACCAAATAGATTTAAGTGCCACCAATCTCAGAAATGTAGTAAATCAAGAGGAAAAATTACCTTCCGAAGTACATTTAACAGGAGTGAGTATTGGCCAGGGAGCCGTTAAACTCGATGGGGAAATGGATTTGGTACAGCAGATACCTGAGATCGATTTTAATTTTTCTTTGGAAAAAGCTGATGTTAAAGCCCTTAATACTTTTACATTGGCCTATGCGGGAATTGACTTTGAGAAAGGGAATTTTGATATTTTTAGTGAAGTGGTTATCAATGATGGCTACCTAAAAGGCTATTTTAAACCGATTTTAACCGACACAAAAATTGTAGATGCATTTGGAAAAGAAAACAGCAACATATTCAAAAAGGCATGGGAAGGCTTTGTTGGGTTCTTTAAATTTATCTTTAAAAACCAAAAAGAAGACACCCTAGCTACCAAGATTCCTGTGGAAGGCGATTTAAACAATGTGGGGTCGAATATTTTTACTACTATTGTAGGCATTTTTAAAAATGCGTTTATTAAAGCTTACAAAAGTGAAATTGATGAAACCTTGAAGTTTCAAGATGCGAAAGAGGAAGAATAA